The Coffea arabica cultivar ET-39 chromosome 2c, Coffea Arabica ET-39 HiFi, whole genome shotgun sequence genome includes the window CAGGGGCAGGGGGAAGGCGGAAGGCGGGGGGAGAGGGAAGGGGCAGAGAGGGGctgcggggggagggggaaggcggggcagagggggcggcggggggaggggaggagaaggggaaagggaggagaggggtggcgGTTGCTGGCAGGCTACTGGGGGTGGCGGAGGTaacggggaagaagaagaagaagaagaaaaagagaagaaagaaaagaaagaggaaagaaagaaaaagaaaaagagaagaaagaaaagaaagaggaaagaaagaaaaagaaaaagaaaaagaaagggaaagggtagagaaaaaaaatagaaaaaaatagaaaagaaaaaaaaagtatttcaccttacaaaaacttctacaaaattttttcaaaaacttttacagtgcactacagtaaagttttagacaaactcccaaaaaactcaggttccaaacaggccaaTTATATACTATCCGAGAATGGTTGAAAACTGTTCCCGCCCCTTCCCCTCACTTTTCACACAAGATATATAATTTCTTTTTACGACACTGCACAATATATAGAGAAGCCTTTCGGCTAAGACAAGTATAATGGGAAAGTTGCGCTAATATTAAGCTGCACATCCATACTCTGACTACTTGGACTTgggctttttctttctttaataaAGAGGCTTTGTTACATTACAATGGGCTTCGAAATGGGGGCATTGAACATTCTGGTGTCGGACCACAGACGCGGTTTATTGAAGCCTTATAGGGCGTCGGGGGATGGTGGAAACAGTTGTTGGTGCGTCTTGGTTGACTAGTCAGTGGACTCAAATAAGAGGTATGGATTAAGACACGCTATAAAGCCTATAAAAATCAGGTGCATTTAAATAGAAGGTTTAAATTAAGACGCGTTAATCACATACACATATGGCTATTTGAGGATTATCATACCCTAGAACATTTTAgatatgaattaattaagtagtGAAGGCCTTAATCCTCCAATTGAATCACAAAACTATGAAAGCTTCACTTATAACTCATGAATTATTCCTtccgtcccattttgataggtttgattttttttttttcacatggTTTAAGTAAAGTTAGTTTACTTTGTTGGAAGAATAAATCTAATTTACTAtctttctaaaatacccttatctTAAATGAAGTATGACTAATTGGTTTTATATTAAATAAGTTAGGTTACATTCAATAACAACCTACATTAAATAAAGGCATTTTAGAGAAGTCATAAGTtcattatatatttttaattgaaaagtGGACTATAAGTTATAACGAATCAAGAAGGAAAACAAGCCTCTCAAAGTGAAATAGAGGGAGTACTACATTTTAGGCCATGCTAATCAATTTTCTTTAGTTTGAGCATTGGGTTTGTATTTATTGCTCTAACATTTTTGAATAATCAAAGTCAAATAACCCTTTTACTTGATAGTATAGCAATTCATGCTATTTTAATGATCTTTAATTTTAAATCTTTTTCTCTACAATTTGCCGAGTAATTTTGAAgtcataaaattttattaatttattttttggaaGAATTACCATTTTATGACTTTTGGTCATGACAGTAGGCCTAACGCGATGTGCGGAGCCCAATGTTAAAGAATTCAACATCGATATTTTCATGAACGAGGTAGGTCCAAttgagttttaatttactttGTGTTTTATTTATGTAATTCTTACAAattttaatacatttataacAAGATTTAGTATAGTTTCATTGAGTTAGTTTATACAAACAAAACTGGAGATACAACAATGGCTCCGTTTAaattagctgttttttggggtatttttaaaaattttactgtaacagagtttttagaaaatattttgaaatatttaagagtagtagagtttttaaaatatattttgaaatattttttaaatattaaaaaaattagactACTTTTTAAGGTATCTTTTAGAGTACTCTTTAAAACTGAATGATCAAAATAGAGCCAAATGTCTTCTTTAACAAACAATACAATAATGTGATGAATgttgaaatctcaaaatttctcaACCACAAAAACCTAAGTTCATCGGTCCACTTCGGCTTCGCCTGGTATAGACCGTCAACTTTATCTTATCCAATATTTTTACGTGCGTTTGGACAACAATTTTATAAGCCCATAAGTAAGCGCTGACCAAGAATTGTATTTCAGAGTTAACTAATCCACGCATGTGTTGAGGGAGAGAATGAGAGCATTATTTTggattggaaaattttcttaaataaTATATCACTTGCATTGTAAATACGtcttttttaattgattttatatttttgtaattaCTGTTTTATCGTACATATATCACATTATAAAAGTTGctgcataaattttttttataatattttaaataatcacCTATCCAAATATGGTCATTATGTTTTTACTTAAAAACGTATACAATTACAATAAGTTTAGTGGAAAGAAATAAGATATCCAGAACTTTTAATCCCAAATTAGTCATCACtttagatgaaaattatttacTTCACTAGTAAAATTTGCAGCACTAATTATTTCGATACGACAAAAGTTACCAACCACATGTACACATATTTACTTTCCAAACGTGTAAAATTTCTCAAATATAAGTTTTCGATTCGACCTCACCCAGTAAACCTCACCCCTTCCTCTAttgtttttcgtttttttttttaaatcccgCTACTTGATTATTATTTGGTATTATCTGTATTCAAGATCCGTTCGTGGTCATTCACACGATTGTTCCTTTAATAACTAATTGACCTTCCTGACGGCTGCCTTAATCAATTACCTCCTACTCGTTTATGATATGATACAAAATTCCGGACCCAAAATTGCGTGATACAGAAGCAGAAAATGGACCCAATGGTCGCCAAATCCGTGTCCGATGGCAACTTGAAAGAAGAAATGCACACGACAATGCACATTAAAAAGCAATAAAGCTTGCGCAGTTGCACACGGATGAGCACATTTGACCACCAACATCTAGTCCTTGCATTGAATGTATATCACATTTGTCAATTGCTGCTGGTTTTGTCCATCCCAAATCCCTTGTTGGCTAAGCTTACAGCTAAAGTAGCCAATAAAAAAACCACTTTTGCAACTTGCTTGATTGCCTTTAGTCTTTTCGATAATAATAAACCAGCCCTCATACTCCTTATCCTCAAAACCTCATTCAAagctttcttggtcctatactCCTATTTGTTTCTTTTGGCCAAATGGTAATCTTGGTAGAAAAGCTAGGTCGTTCCCTCAAGTTTCATCACAGACTGGATCATAACAATCACCCCAACCATGATGCTGAAGAAGCCTTATTGGCTTCTTTTCAGGCTTTTCGATCCGAGGTATCGAAGTTATTAAGCCAAATTATGGTAGAAGCCAAGCCTGGATCAGAGTTCTTGTCTTTGGCCTGGGTTCATAGGTGCCTCGAGGCGTTACCGATGATCGACAAGGCTTTTGCTAAGCTAGTGGTGGATGTAGATTACCCCATCGGCAAGTGGGAAGCTGCTGCATCTGAAGCATATCTTAAGCACAGCTTGAATGTGCTGGAGTTGCTCAATAAAATAAGCTCCTCACTTTCACATTTAAGCCAGGCTAGGCTAGCGTTGGCCCATGGTTTAAGCCTGATCGAAAGTTCGCCTTCTTTGGCTTTGAAGCATCTTCAGAAAATCCAGCCTAATGACCTGGGAAATGATTTCAAAGTGGAGGGTACCAAAAGGAATGAAGAACAGTTCAGTTCTCGCAAGGAATCGATAATTCATGAAGCTATGATGATCATGATAAGCTCTGGATTGTGGCTGTTTGGAATTATGATATCAGGCCTGTGCAGTGATGTTAAGCCGTATTTTCTCATGAGAAAATCAGCTCATAACTTGCATGATCCATCATTGGAAAGCCTGGACTCCTTGCTTAGTGAAGAGATCAGACAGAAGAGTATgttgaaagaaattaaagaggTTAACGAGGCAGCAGCTGAGCTAGCTACAAAGATAGAACATAGAAAAGGAGATGCAGCTGCAGAAATATTAGGTAGAAGATTGGAGGTTCTTGAGAAGATGCTTCAGAAAATTGGGAAGCAGACGGATTGCCTGTTCTCTGAAGTTCTAGTGGCAAGGAATAAATTGCTCGACACTATTCGACTCAAGAAATGATAGATGTTAGGCTATTTGTACAAATCATTTTTAAGTTTTCATACCtgtatgtatatgtattgtTCACAAATTGTAAAACACAGGACACCCACACACACTACGCCCCTACAAGTAAATCAGGTTTgctcataatattcaattttcaatttcatcacGCTAGTCCGTTTGTGAAATTAGCGTGGCAGAATAAACTATGGTTGTCTCACTGCAAATGAGCATATTGAGGGGAGAAGTAACGAGTTGGAGACACAGATTAATCTTAAACATCATCAACCCAACAGCCCAAACAGAGAAATCAACAAACTGACAGAAAACTAGCACTCGAATCCGGCGCAAACCAGCATGTAATTTGCCTGAATGGggatttcaaaccaaattaagaaCATCAGGACAGTGAAAAGGAGCGGAAATCCAGATTTTACTGGCTACAAAGCTACTTCATCCCATAAGAAAGACTGGAAACAGAGCAGAAAAAGACAACTAATACGAAAACTTGTTTCATTACTTTGATAATGTTTTAAGCTTTCCAAGGATCATGCAACTCTTGGCCAAACTACATGCGCCTATCCAAAAGTTACATATATAGCTCAAGTTGTTTCTGCATTATGTCTATTTTGTTTCTTCCTATCACAAAGGGAGGTAGCAAAAGGTTAAATAATCAATTGATCTGTCTCCCATATGTACTGCTACGGGTTCTCCTTTTCCGTTTCTGTGCACCGACAACACCGGAGTCTGCTGCCTCAGGTGCCTTCCTCTTCTCAAAAGTTCCAGAAGAGAGCCTGAGTGAGATACACAAGACATGTTTCAGCTACAAATTCTAGTACAAGGTGCTAAAAACTCTGTTAATCCAAAAGGAAGGCAAAGTAGCTACATAAATGGAAATGCGAAAGACAAAAGCAATGTACCCCAAACGCAAGTtggtatcagaatcttcattcTCAACTGAAGTTAAGGCTTTATCAGGATGTGCAGTAAGGCCCTTAGCAGGCATGTTTGCTTTCTCCACTGGATAGTAGTCAATGTAATTTGGAGCTGAATGCCCACTTGATGGAAGTAAATGTTCAAGCTCCGCAATCTGCATTTTGTATCACACCAGATTAAAGTTGTCAACAGTAAATCATTTACCATTAAGTTCAAACAACCATCTAATGAATCAAAGAAAGCTCTTTGCCTTTGTGCGCAGAGTCTGGTTCTCCTGCAAAGTCCTTTGCTCCTAAACAGGAAAACAGCACAAACTCAATTAACAAGAAAAAGTGTCTGACTTTCCTTCTAGAAAATCTTTCAATATAATTCCGTGATaagcaaagaaaatgaaaaatgaaattctgGAGTACAAGAACAGAAAACAATCTTCCAAATTCTGGTTTTACATTCTATTAATGACATTTAAATGTTTATTCCTCTCAAATAACAGAAGGTACATGCAAGACTCTTCACTTGTACAATAAGCAATCCACACAAGGCAAAAATTGAAATACTTTGGTATACCTGCATCATTGCTTGCTCAAGTTGATCCATGAGCATTCGCTCCTGAAAATGAAGTGTTACATGAAGAAAAGTTCAGAAAGGTTCTACTGAAGATAACTGTTGACAATATGCTGAACCTGAAACTTCACTTTCTACCACAGCATTTAGTTTCATATCAAATTGCAGACAAATGAGAACTGCCAACCTTTCTCGCCTTTATTGAAGATAGGCCCTCATTCAGTTGCTGTTCAACCTCCTGTAGTTCTTTCAGACCTAAACCATCAAGATCCTTTCCCAACATCTGCCTATaagttataaaaatatataaaaaaataaaaaaagcatATAGTGACAATCCTAGATTCAGTAAACTATAAGGCAATGAGTCAGATAGAAGGTATCGACAAAAACTTACGAATGTTTCAGCTTAAGCTTCTCAATTTCCTCCTTGAGAATGTCTTCTTCCTTAGGTCCTTGAAGAGGCTGCAAATAAGAGAGACATCAAGAACCTTAAAGTTTCTAGCATAACTTCAAATTTAAtggtggaaaaagaaaaactaaaatctcATTTAATTTTCTTAAAGGTTTCCAATGTTATACGATAAAAGCTCAAAAGGTCACAATTGACGAAGTATCCAATAAATGACATAAGAAATGAAAAAGTGTACCTCTGAGTGTACATAGAACCCATACCTGTCCTGAAAAactaatcatcaatttcaaaacCATAATACAGCTATTTCTTACATGACAGATCTCATCATTGTCTTCTGGATCTATAATTTAACACCATAGAAAAGATCATTTGCATGTAACTTGAGTATTGATGTTCTGATTTTCTACTTCTGTAGGTTCAGTTTTCCCATTGGACACCAATCAGCAATTTATGAGAAAGTATTCAACCAAGACCTAAAGTTATATGTGGCCTAGTTTCCCTGTTTCTTAATACAAATATGTATCATCTCTATGCTTTGTGCACAGCTGAAAATTTCTCATAAGCAAATAGGTATGGTGTGGCACCAGATGAACTGAGTCCACGCATGTATAAACATAATACACGTTTAATTTCTGACTAATAGTGTATTGTCCTAACATTTTCTCTGATAATACCTAAATTCTAAATTGCTGCTGAAGATTGGACACATTAGAAGGCAACTTAAGGGAACCAAAGAAAATTATCGGCATCTTTCGTTGTACGCGGCATCTTTCGTTGTACGCAGAAACAAAGACTACAGATGCTCAACATAAACAATCTGCAATGACTCCTATTACAAGTTTGCTAGTTGGCATTCCTCTTTCATCTAAATCACAACTCCACATAATTCTGCCAGATCTAAAATACTAACCTTTAAGCCATCCATCCTTAATAGCTGACAGGACAAGATTCATGTAATTTGAGCAACATTACATGTTCTGTAATTCACTATTGTGTCATGTATGCCCTGGTGGAGACCTTCTATGTGTCCTCACAAATACATGTAGTGATATCCAAGAGCCATTCTCAGAACATATTAAGCTATTGATCCAGTGGTTTCTTATGGAGCCATCTTCAACTTAAGGCTAACCCCATCTCATGACATGAAACAAGAATTGTCTAACAGTACATCAGCAAAAATATTTGTAATTACagaaagcttttttttttttctttttctttttgtaattaCATAAGattcacaattttcaattacTGGGCTGCTAACCAATGCCATGTCAATCTATGGATGTAAAGgtttaatttcatcattgaTGCAATAGATTACCTGGGATGTTAATGTTTATTGTCGAATTAACAGTTATAAGCACAACCATGGAGACTATACAAAATGCATCACTGTCATTGTCTGAGATTCCATGACCTTTGGCACTATGTAGGATTTCAAATATGTTACCTCTTGTCCGCAATAGAAAGACTGCTAGATTATTGAAAAGAGGAACAAGGAGATATTTCTCTTTTGCAAACTAA containing:
- the LOC113728947 gene encoding protein BPS1, chloroplastic-like, producing the protein MVILVEKLGRSLKFHHRLDHNNHPNHDAEEALLASFQAFRSEVSKLLSQIMVEAKPGSEFLSLAWVHRCLEALPMIDKAFAKLVVDVDYPIGKWEAAASEAYLKHSLNVLELLNKISSSLSHLSQARLALAHGLSLIESSPSLALKHLQKIQPNDLGNDFKVEGTKRNEEQFSSRKESIIHEAMMIMISSGLWLFGIMISGLCSDVKPYFLMRKSAHNLHDPSLESLDSLLSEEIRQKSMLKEIKEVNEAAAELATKIEHRKGDAAAEILGRRLEVLEKMLQKIGKQTDCLFSEVLVARNKLLDTIRLKK
- the LOC113732378 gene encoding agamous-like MADS-box protein AGL15, which produces MHMYRVRRESKLVKNQDYLLFICFFVFSFSVFDRLAGGISAESPPMGRGKIEIKKIENANSRQVTFSKRRNGLLKKAYELGVLCDAEVAVIIFSNTGKLFEFASSSMPQIIARYNKCFEPSECATVEHQREPLQGPKEEDILKEEIEKLKLKHSQMLGKDLDGLGLKELQEVEQQLNEGLSSIKARKERMLMDQLEQAMMQEQRTLQENQTLRTKIAELEHLLPSSGHSAPNYIDYYPVEKANMPAKGLTAHPDKALTSVENEDSDTNLRLGLSSGTFEKRKAPEAADSGVVGAQKRKRRTRSSTYGRQIN